The following coding sequences are from one Macaca mulatta isolate MMU2019108-1 chromosome 7, T2T-MMU8v2.0, whole genome shotgun sequence window:
- the NGDN gene encoding neuroguidin isoform X1, whose protein sequence is MAAPGVLESDLPSAVTLLKNLQEQGLSFLEVKDQLLLMYLMDLTHLILDKASGGSLQGHDGILRLVEIRTVLEKLRPLDQKLKYQIDKLVKTAVTGSLSENDPLRFKPHPSNMMSKLSSEDEEEDEVEDGQSEASGKKSVKGVSKKYVPPRLVPVHYDETEAEREKKRLERAKRRALSSSVIRELKEQYSDAPEEIRDARHPHVTRQSQEDQHRINYEESMMVRLSISKREKGRRKRANVMSSQLHSLTHFSDISALTGGTSHLDEDQNPIKKRKKIPKKGRKKKGFRRRR, encoded by the exons GGTCTCAGCTTCTTGGAAGTGAAAGACCAGCTGCTGCTCATGTACCTTATGGATTTGACCCACCTCATTCTGGACAAAGCCTCAGGAGGGTCTCTTCAGGGACATGATGGAATTTTGAGACTGGTGGAGATTCGCACG GTTTTGGAAAAACTTCGTCCCTTGGACCAAAAACTGAAGTATCAAATTGACAAActggtcaagactgcagtgaccGGCAGCCTTA GTGAGAATGACCCACTTCGTTTTAAGCCTCATCCCAGCAATATGATGAGCAAG tTGAGCtctgaggatgaggaggaagatgaAGTAGAAGATGGCCAGTCTGAGGCTTCAGGGAAGAAATCTGTGAAAGGAGTGTCTAAGAAATATGTTCCTCCACGCTTGGTTCCAGTACATTATG ATGAAACAGAAGCTGAGCGGGAGAAGAAGCGTCTAGAACGAGCCAAGAGACGGGCATTGAGTAGCTCTGTCATTCGTGAACTTAAGGAGCAGTACTCAGATGCTCCAGAGGAAATCCGTGATGCTCGGCATCCCCATGTTACTCGCCAGAGTCAGGAGGACCAACACAG GATTAACTATGAGGAGAGCATGATGGTGCGTTTGAGCATCAGTAAGCGAGAGAAAGGACGACGAAAACGAGCAAATGTCATGAGCTCACAACTTCATTCCCTTACGCACTTCAGTGACATCAGTGCTTTGACAGGGGGAACTTCTCATCTTGATGAG GATCAGAATCCTATTAAGAAGCGGAAGAAGATACCTAAGAAAGGTCGGAAGAAAAAAG GTTTTCGGAGGCGGCGGTGA
- the NGDN gene encoding neuroguidin isoform X2: MAITAQVQSLTQKVQAGAYPTEKGLSFLEVKDQLLLMYLMDLTHLILDKASGGSLQGHDGILRLVEIRTVLEKLRPLDQKLKYQIDKLVKTAVTGSLSENDPLRFKPHPSNMMSKLSSEDEEEDEVEDGQSEASGKKSVKGVSKKYVPPRLVPVHYDETEAEREKKRLERAKRRALSSSVIRELKEQYSDAPEEIRDARHPHVTRQSQEDQHRINYEESMMVRLSISKREKGRRKRANVMSSQLHSLTHFSDISALTGGTSHLDEDQNPIKKRKKIPKKGRKKKGFRRRR; the protein is encoded by the exons GGTCTCAGCTTCTTGGAAGTGAAAGACCAGCTGCTGCTCATGTACCTTATGGATTTGACCCACCTCATTCTGGACAAAGCCTCAGGAGGGTCTCTTCAGGGACATGATGGAATTTTGAGACTGGTGGAGATTCGCACG GTTTTGGAAAAACTTCGTCCCTTGGACCAAAAACTGAAGTATCAAATTGACAAActggtcaagactgcagtgaccGGCAGCCTTA GTGAGAATGACCCACTTCGTTTTAAGCCTCATCCCAGCAATATGATGAGCAAG tTGAGCtctgaggatgaggaggaagatgaAGTAGAAGATGGCCAGTCTGAGGCTTCAGGGAAGAAATCTGTGAAAGGAGTGTCTAAGAAATATGTTCCTCCACGCTTGGTTCCAGTACATTATG ATGAAACAGAAGCTGAGCGGGAGAAGAAGCGTCTAGAACGAGCCAAGAGACGGGCATTGAGTAGCTCTGTCATTCGTGAACTTAAGGAGCAGTACTCAGATGCTCCAGAGGAAATCCGTGATGCTCGGCATCCCCATGTTACTCGCCAGAGTCAGGAGGACCAACACAG GATTAACTATGAGGAGAGCATGATGGTGCGTTTGAGCATCAGTAAGCGAGAGAAAGGACGACGAAAACGAGCAAATGTCATGAGCTCACAACTTCATTCCCTTACGCACTTCAGTGACATCAGTGCTTTGACAGGGGGAACTTCTCATCTTGATGAG GATCAGAATCCTATTAAGAAGCGGAAGAAGATACCTAAGAAAGGTCGGAAGAAAAAAG GTTTTCGGAGGCGGCGGTGA